Part of the Sander lucioperca isolate FBNREF2018 chromosome 1, SLUC_FBN_1.2, whole genome shotgun sequence genome is shown below.
gttgttgtagttgtggtagTGACTGTGGTAAAGCTCACAAAATCCTCTGCGTAGTCCTGCGTGGGGGTTGGCTGCATAATTCCAAACAAGGAGCTTGTGATCTCTGCAGCTAAAGTAGCGTCTGTGGTAGTACTAATGGTCTGAACAACCGGCGCTGAAAAATTCTGGCAAAGCTGGAATCCATAAACAGCATCAAGTATCTCCTCACCTTGGGCATATTCAGGACTATGGCAGAGAATGGAATGTTCCCACCTTCCCTTGAAGGTGCTTAGCCAAGTGGCCAGAGAGCAAATCCTTTTGGTACATTCCCAAAAGTTGCTGGACAGCCCAATGGTACCCAGAGACTGCCACATATCCATGACTTGGGGATCCAGACTACTTAGTTTGTTGTTATCCAGCAGCAAAATCTTTAAATTTGGCAGCGTTTGAAACACATCAGATGTCAGGACACGAATTTCATTTCCTGTGAGGTCCAGCTTCTCTAAAGTGGTCCAGGTCCACTCCATGCCACATGTTAAGTTGCTGATTTTATTCCACTGCAAATAAAGAAACTGGAGGGCAACAAGGCGAGGGAAATGGGCCAAGTTGATCTTGGTCAGCTGATTGTGCTCCAAGTGGAGCTCTTTAAGCTTAATGAGCCCAGCAAATCCATTCCGGGCCAGACTCCGTAAACGATTGCTGCTTAGGCCCAGATATTCCAGGCTGCGGCAGTCCCAGAATGCCCGAACAGGTGTGGTGCGAAGTAAATTGGAGCGGAGGTGGAGTATCTGGAGCTTCCTCAGTCCATGAAACAGTTCTGGTTCCAATGCAGTCATCTGATTAAAGGACAGGTCCAGTATCTGGAGATTGATGAGGTGGATGAAGGTTGTGTTGGGCAACTTGGTGATACGATTGGAGCTCAGATTGAGGTCCTTCAGCTTGTAGAGCCCTTGAAAGGCATCCTCTTGTACAGTTGTGATCTGGTTGTGGTCTAGATGTAGCCAGGTGAGCTGGCTGAAGCCATAAAATTGATCAGGGCTGAGCTCAGTGATGCTATTGTGGCGTAGTGACAACCCCAGGGCCCCCTTGTCCACACCATCTGGGGGTGCCTGAAGCCCCTGGGTGTCGCAGTAGAACTGCAGGTCCTCACAGCGACATTTTTGAGGGCAGGTTGTGCACGATGCAGGAGGCAGCAGGCACACTAGGAGCATGCtgatcacacacagacacagagccacTGGTGCAGGTCCCACCAATGGCCACCTTGAATGGAAACCTGGGTGGGTTCAAAGATAACAAAATTAACTGTGGGGTGGGAAAGCTTATCTCTGCAGAGCACTTATTACTAATTCATGGTGATGATTGtgctttttgtgtgtgcttttcCATACATGTACCAGTTTAGATATTTTACATCGACAACTTTCACAATGTACGTAAACATGATTTCTGTGAGCTTAGGTTTATTGGAGGTCTAATTTACTTGGGCATTTAATGATCAATGACATACATGAGCTGGACTTTGTTTCCACACCGTTGCTatttatatttagaatattttgcTCACATCTTGTTCTCCGTAATTTGGcttaaatacacattttctgctGAATACTGTCATTTATCAAGTATTGCCGTATGTTTCTTCTTTATTTAGCTGCTCAAATATGCTGCTGTCCTTTTTGAATTCTTAGTTTttttaagtgattttttttccccccttaagTCTTCTTCATCACTTAAGAGGTCTGCAAAACAGTACAAATGGTATTTATAATGTGTATATTTATTGCCAACTTGTGTCGGTGAAGTAGAAAAAAATGAAGGACATTTGCAGCAAATACACTAGGCAGAAGGGCTTTTAGTCCTTAGCCTCCCTCGCTCTTACTTGTATTCCCTATTCATGTCCAGACCTGCCATATAAAGGGACTAACTTACCCATTCTTTTGTGCA
Proteins encoded:
- the lrrtm2 gene encoding leucine-rich repeat transmembrane neuronal protein 2; the encoded protein is MGFHSRWPLVGPAPVALCLCVISMLLVCLLPPASCTTCPQKCRCEDLQFYCDTQGLQAPPDGVDKGALGLSLRHNSITELSPDQFYGFSQLTWLHLDHNQITTVQEDAFQGLYKLKDLNLSSNRITKLPNTTFIHLINLQILDLSFNQMTALEPELFHGLRKLQILHLRSNLLRTTPVRAFWDCRSLEYLGLSSNRLRSLARNGFAGLIKLKELHLEHNQLTKINLAHFPRLVALQFLYLQWNKISNLTCGMEWTWTTLEKLDLTGNEIRVLTSDVFQTLPNLKILLLDNNKLSSLDPQVMDMWQSLGTIGLSSNFWECTKRICSLATWLSTFKGRWEHSILCHSPEYAQGEEILDAVYGFQLCQNFSAPVVQTISTTTDATLAAEITSSLFGIMQPTPTQDYAEDFVSFTTVTTTTTTTTTTPPRTAQATTATLEEAAVTEDFSAMDNTVMTHRVIIGTMALLFSFFFIIFVVYISRKCCPPTLRRIRHCSAIQNRRQMRTQQRQPMADLATQVPYNEYEPSHEEGALVIINGYGQCKCQQLPYKECEV